One Halobacteriovorax sp. GB3 genomic window carries:
- the atpC gene encoding ATP synthase F1 subunit epsilon translates to MNNYTVDILTPNKIVAKDIPAENIFVPTIKGQIEVKKDHTHIVEKLATGLISVMGGADDPDRHFTVTTGICKVLAGKVLILSNTSEEAHEVDVERAKLSLQNAQGMLSTTLSDEDIVKYQRKVERAKLRIQCAKFVRNREV, encoded by the coding sequence ATGAATAACTATACTGTTGATATTTTGACTCCAAATAAAATTGTGGCAAAAGATATTCCTGCTGAGAATATATTTGTCCCAACAATTAAAGGTCAAATTGAAGTAAAGAAAGATCATACTCATATCGTTGAGAAACTTGCTACAGGTTTAATCTCTGTTATGGGTGGAGCTGATGATCCAGATCGTCACTTCACTGTAACAACAGGTATCTGTAAGGTTCTTGCAGGTAAAGTACTGATCCTTTCGAATACTTCAGAAGAAGCTCATGAAGTTGACGTAGAAAGAGCTAAGCTTTCTCTTCAGAATGCTCAAGGAATGCTTTCTACAACGCTTTCTGACGAAGATATTGTTAAATATCAAAGAAAGGTTGAAAGGGCTAAACTTAGAATTCAATGTGCTAAGTTTGTTCGCAACCGCGAAGTTTAA
- the atpD gene encoding F0F1 ATP synthase subunit beta — translation MSENKGIVKQVMGPVVDVEFPNGKIPAIYNALKVTNKTISDVEYNLVLEVAQHLGDNVVRTIAMDATEGLSRGLNVLDTGSPIQAPVGRECLGRIINVVGESIDERGDIGNNKSYSIHREAPTFENQSTKLEPFFTGIKVIDLIAPYLKGGKIGLFGGAGVGKTVLIMELINNIATQHGGFSVFAGVGERTREGRDLYDEMSESGVIDKTALVYGQMNEPPGARARVALTGLSIAEYFRDEEKQDVLFFVDNIFRFTQAGSEVSALLGRIPSAVGYQPTLGTEMGAMQERITSTKDGSITSIQAVYVPADDYTDPAPATTFAHLDATTELSRSIAEKGIYPAVDPLASSSTILSEDILGEEHYAVARNVQEILQRYKELQDIIAILGMDELSEDDKVVVARARKVEKFLSQPFFVAEQFTGNPGKFVKIEDTIAGFKAILDGECDDLPEQAFYLQGNLEMVRERAKEIQAEANA, via the coding sequence ATGTCGGAAAACAAAGGTATTGTTAAGCAGGTTATGGGGCCAGTTGTTGACGTTGAATTTCCAAATGGAAAGATTCCAGCGATCTACAATGCTCTTAAAGTTACAAACAAAACGATCAGTGACGTTGAGTACAACCTTGTACTTGAGGTTGCACAACACCTAGGTGACAACGTTGTAAGAACAATTGCAATGGATGCTACTGAAGGTCTTTCACGTGGACTTAACGTTCTTGATACAGGTTCTCCTATTCAAGCTCCTGTTGGACGTGAGTGTCTCGGTCGTATTATCAACGTAGTTGGTGAGTCAATTGATGAAAGAGGAGACATTGGAAACAACAAGTCTTACTCAATTCACAGAGAAGCTCCAACTTTCGAAAATCAATCAACAAAACTTGAGCCATTTTTTACAGGTATCAAAGTTATTGACCTAATTGCACCATACCTTAAAGGTGGAAAAATTGGTCTATTTGGTGGTGCTGGTGTTGGTAAGACAGTTCTAATTATGGAACTAATTAACAACATTGCAACTCAACACGGTGGTTTCTCAGTATTCGCTGGTGTTGGTGAAAGAACACGTGAAGGACGTGACCTTTACGATGAAATGAGTGAGTCTGGAGTTATCGATAAGACTGCACTTGTTTATGGTCAGATGAACGAGCCACCAGGTGCCCGTGCACGTGTTGCTCTTACTGGACTTTCAATTGCGGAATACTTCCGTGACGAAGAAAAACAAGACGTACTATTTTTCGTTGATAACATTTTCCGTTTTACGCAAGCTGGTTCAGAGGTTTCTGCCCTTCTTGGACGTATTCCTTCTGCCGTTGGTTACCAACCAACTCTTGGTACTGAAATGGGTGCGATGCAAGAGCGTATTACATCAACTAAAGATGGTTCAATTACATCGATCCAGGCCGTTTACGTTCCTGCCGATGACTATACTGACCCTGCTCCGGCAACTACATTTGCCCACCTTGATGCTACTACTGAGCTTTCAAGATCTATTGCAGAGAAAGGTATTTACCCAGCGGTTGATCCACTAGCTTCTTCTTCAACAATTCTTTCTGAAGACATCCTTGGTGAAGAGCACTATGCAGTTGCTCGTAACGTTCAGGAAATTCTTCAGAGATATAAAGAACTTCAAGATATCATTGCTATTCTTGGTATGGATGAACTTTCTGAAGATGATAAAGTTGTTGTTGCTAGAGCACGTAAAGTTGAGAAATTTCTTTCTCAGCCATTCTTCGTTGCTGAGCAGTTTACTGGTAACCCTGGTAAATTTGTTAAGATCGAAGATACAATTGCTGGCTTCAAAGCTATTCTTGATGGAGAATGTGACGATCTTCCAGAGCAAGCTTTCTACCTACAAGGTAACCTAGAAATGGTTAGAGAAAGAGCTAAGGAAATCCAAGCTGAAGCAAACGCATAA